A section of the Streptomyces sp. CG1 genome encodes:
- a CDS encoding deoxyguanosinetriphosphate triphosphohydrolase — MEGTALSYSPAALERYAPEPDKRPGRTAFQRDRARILHSAALRRLAGKTQVVTPGERSASVWDASPRTRLTHSLECAQVGRELGAALGCDPDLVEAACLAHDLGHPPFGHNGEQALNAFADDCGGFEGNAQSLRLLTRIEPKRFTPEGSVGLNLTRAALDAATKYPWPRGAHPTDPASRKFGVYEDDRPVFDWVRAHAPGTRTCFEAQVMDWSDDVAYSVHDVEDGLHAGHIDPNCLHAEPERQEVFRVAIGRYVPAGTDPAELSAALDRLQDEEWWPHGYDGTAVAQARLKDATSQLIGRFCLAAEGATRAAYGSGRLTRYGAELVVPREARMECAVLKAVADRYVIQRAEQERLRADQRVIVAELAEALTARAPDGLDPQFRALFYGAGDDHTCKRVIVDQIASLTDASARSLHARLTGHM, encoded by the coding sequence ATGGAAGGCACCGCACTCAGCTACAGCCCAGCCGCACTGGAACGCTACGCCCCCGAACCGGACAAGCGCCCCGGCCGCACCGCCTTCCAACGCGACCGCGCCCGCATCCTCCACTCCGCCGCCCTCAGAAGGCTCGCCGGCAAGACCCAGGTCGTCACGCCGGGCGAGCGCAGCGCCAGCGTGTGGGACGCCAGCCCCCGCACACGCCTCACGCACTCCCTCGAATGCGCCCAAGTCGGCCGGGAGCTGGGCGCGGCACTCGGCTGTGACCCCGACCTCGTCGAAGCCGCCTGCCTCGCCCACGACCTCGGCCACCCCCCTTTCGGCCACAACGGCGAACAGGCCCTGAACGCCTTCGCCGACGACTGCGGCGGCTTCGAGGGCAACGCCCAGTCCCTCAGACTCCTCACCCGCATCGAGCCCAAACGGTTCACCCCGGAGGGCTCCGTCGGCCTCAACCTCACCCGCGCCGCCCTCGACGCCGCCACCAAGTACCCCTGGCCGCGCGGCGCCCACCCCACCGACCCGGCCTCGCGCAAGTTCGGCGTCTACGAGGACGACCGCCCGGTGTTCGACTGGGTCAGAGCGCATGCTCCCGGTACCCGCACCTGCTTCGAGGCCCAGGTGATGGACTGGTCGGACGACGTGGCGTACTCGGTGCACGACGTCGAGGACGGCCTGCACGCCGGGCACATCGACCCCAACTGCCTGCACGCCGAGCCCGAACGGCAGGAGGTGTTCCGGGTCGCCATCGGCCGGTACGTCCCCGCCGGCACCGACCCGGCCGAACTCTCCGCCGCCCTCGACCGGCTCCAGGACGAGGAGTGGTGGCCGCACGGCTACGACGGCACGGCGGTCGCCCAGGCCCGCCTGAAGGACGCCACCAGCCAGCTCATCGGCCGGTTCTGCCTGGCCGCCGAGGGCGCCACGCGCGCCGCGTACGGCAGCGGCCGGCTCACCCGCTACGGCGCCGAACTCGTCGTACCCCGCGAGGCCCGTATGGAGTGCGCGGTGCTCAAGGCGGTCGCGGACCGGTACGTGATCCAGCGCGCCGAGCAGGAACGGCTGCGCGCGGACCAGCGGGTGATCGTGGCGGAGCTGGCCGAGGCGCTGACCGCTCGCGCGCCGGACGGCCTTGACCCGCAGTTTCGGGCACTGTTCTACGGGGCAGGCGACGACCACACGTGCAAGCGGGTGATCGTCGACCAGATCGCCTCCCTCACCGACGCCTCCGCGCGCTCGCTCCACGCGAGACTTACGGGGCATATGTGA
- a CDS encoding sirohydrochlorin chelatase: MTASRSSHPESLVPLDSTAHLMNSIGNELAGQLRLVSPLGGRRPAPPALVLVAHGSRDPRALQTVRTLRDRIGELRPGLPVHLGHIELNAPLLPETLAALGDTPAVLVPLLLSRGYHVKQDIPTMAATAQARARVAAPLGPHPLLVETLYDRLLEAGWPTAMDAATRRASAVVLAAAGSRDPDSAADTCRTARSLADRLGVPVVPAYASAATPTVPAAVRALTARGRHRVAIASYFTAPGRFATQCAEAAPWIAADPLGAHPAMARLIINRYEENLATRSREAA, from the coding sequence ATGACGGCGTCGCGTTCTTCCCACCCCGAGTCCCTGGTCCCCCTCGACAGTACGGCGCACCTCATGAACAGCATCGGCAACGAGCTGGCCGGGCAGCTGCGGCTCGTCTCCCCGCTCGGCGGGCGCCGCCCGGCCCCGCCCGCCCTCGTCCTGGTCGCCCACGGCAGCCGCGACCCCCGCGCGCTGCAGACCGTACGGACCCTGCGGGACCGCATAGGCGAGCTGCGCCCCGGGCTCCCCGTCCACCTGGGCCACATCGAACTGAACGCGCCCCTGCTCCCGGAGACCCTCGCCGCGCTCGGCGACACCCCCGCCGTCCTGGTCCCGCTGCTCCTCTCCCGCGGCTACCACGTCAAGCAGGACATCCCCACGATGGCCGCCACGGCACAGGCACGCGCACGCGTGGCCGCCCCGCTGGGCCCGCATCCGCTCCTGGTGGAGACCCTGTACGACCGCCTGCTGGAGGCCGGCTGGCCCACGGCCATGGACGCGGCCACCCGCCGCGCGAGCGCGGTCGTCCTGGCCGCGGCCGGCTCCCGCGACCCCGACTCCGCCGCTGACACCTGCCGTACGGCCCGCTCTCTCGCGGACCGCCTGGGAGTCCCGGTCGTCCCCGCCTACGCCTCGGCGGCGACCCCGACGGTCCCGGCGGCCGTACGGGCTCTGACGGCACGCGGCCGACACCGCGTGGCGATCGCCTCGTACTTCACGGCCCCGGGCCGTTTCGCGACGCAGTGCGCGGAGGCAGCGCCATGGATCGCCGCGGATCCCCTGGGCGCCCACCCGGCGATGGCCCGCTTGATCATCAACCGCTACGAGGAGAACCTCGCGACACGGTCGAGGGAGGCTGCCTAG